CGCAGTGGGAGCCAGGATCcgcctccctccatccctccgtccctccttctttccctccctcctcagcaTCCAGAGCTCCTCCAGGCATCCTCACATCCAGGTACCAAAGTTCCAGTCAGGGACCAGCACACAGACAGGCCCCAGTTAAAGCAAGAGGGATtgaggggagaggggcagctTTCTCAAGGGGAGGCAGTGAGGCAcccccaaaccctcctgccACCTTATCCTGCTTCCAGCACAGGGGTACATGGGACCCCCTGGCCTGGGGGGCACAGaatcccccctcttcccccagccctggggccaAAGGAAGGGCAGGACCCCCTTCCTGCCTTGCAGGGGTCCAGCAACCTCCCCTCAAGGAGGGAACCCCAAAATTCAAAGGCTTCCTggaagagccctggggacagtcAGGGCAGCAGGAGCCTCTCACCCCACCCCCATCCACAGAAGTGACCAGGGCAGTGTGGGGAAATTGAGGCACAGAATATTCTGAGCAGGGCAAGTCTGTAGACTCCACATGGGGGGCTTCAACCTCTGTCCATGTGTCCCCAGCCAGTGCACATGTCCAGCCTAGGGCACAGGGGACAGCACTGTCACCTTCTGCCCACTGTAGATGATGGTGAGAGCTTTTGGCACCATGCCAAGCTGGTGCTGAATAATTGAGGGGCATGGACGTGCTTGTTCCACTGGCTGTGGCAGCTGGAAAGCTGGCAGCcatccccagggaggggacCCAGCACCtgcttcctctccctgctgttGTGGTTGTTTCCTTTActctcccctgctcccagggatTACTCTAGGAGCACCTTTGGGTGCACCAGGACCTCAATCCCACCAGCCGGAGTGGCAGTGCCATCCTCCATggggctgctgtccccatgtccctctGAAACCTGGGTCACCCCAGGGCAGGTCTCCATGTCCCCATATCCCTGTAAAACTTGAAGCATCCCCAGACACGTCCCGGTCTCCTCGTTGAATTTAGGACACCCTGACGCaggtccccatgtccctgcGGACATCCTGGGGAaggtccccatgtccctgcagACATCCTGGGGAAGGTCCCCGTGCCCCTGGGGGTGACACTCACGTCTGCCTTCTTGAACTTGGCCTTCAGGCTCTTCATGGTGGCTCCAGCCCCGTGGCACCTGGATGGGGGGGGATGGCCGTGCTCGAGGGTCTCTCCCCACCAATACCGACTcaggcacccccagccccgctGCTCCCGGAGCTTTGGCCCCGTCTGCAGCCGCAGCCGCCGGAGCGGGGGGGACCCGGCGGAGGGAGTTGGGTTACGGCCCGGCTGCGGTTACAACCAGGGGGGCTCCGGGGGGACAAACCCTGCTTGGGGAACGGGGCTGCTCACACTCCTGAAATGACCAGGGACGGGGAGGCGAGGGGACACGGGCCAGGCGGGGAGCTGGGGGAGGTCTGAGGGCAGAAAGGTGAAGCCCCTGTGTTCACTCTGGGGAGGagtgtggggctgcagggggtgTGGGGAGCTGACCCCTGGCACCCCCTGACCAGGCAGGACCCCCTGACCAGGCAGGACCTCCTCAACCTTCCTAGCACCCCCAGCCCTTGCTGGAGTCCATTACTCTTCCCTGGCACCCTCCACCTTGCCCTCCCCTCCATCACCACGCTCCCGAGCTGGGGGGAGCAGTTCAGCCCCAACAGGGTGAGGGCAACCCCCGCCCCATCGCCCTCCCGCCCGGCTCaaagatggcggcggcggcgcctcCCCCGGGCGGTGCCCTTCCTGCCGCCCCGCCCGCCGCGGCCTCCCCGCGGGCCGGCAACAATGCGCGCTCCGGCGGCCGGGGCGGGCCATGGCGGTGAATTACGCGGCCGGGCTCTCGCCCTACTCGGACAAGGGCAAGTGCGGCCTCCCCGAGGTGAGCGCGGTGCGGCCGGGCCCGCGGTCCCACCCGGGGCCTGCTCCGGCCTGTCGGGTTTCCATGGCAGCGGGGCCCTGGGGCGCAGGGGTGCCTCCCGTGGGGAACCCAGCACCGGGGACTCCTTTGTGTGTCCCTAGCCCCCTCCCATgcctccctccatctcctccccagtcCCTCGGCCCCTCCTTGTTCTCCCCCAGCCTCGTGGCTCCCTCCTCGTCCACCTCGGGCCCTTGGCTCCCTCCTTGTGTCCCCAGGcccaccccatgtccccttCGCAGAGCCTTCGACTCCCTCAATATCCCCCCGAGCCCTATGGCTCCCTCCTTGTCCcgcccagcccagcccacaccatgcctccctcctccttgtcttcctctccctccagaCCCATGGCTCCCACCTTCTCCCTTCCAGGCCCATGGCTCCCTCCGTGTGCCCCCAGGCCTCCCCATGGTTCCCTCCTTGTCCCCTCCTTGGCCTCCCAGCTCCGTGGCTCCTTCCTTGTTGTTGTCCTCCAGGGCCAGCACTGTCTGCTGTTCCCCTTTCCCCAGGGTCTTCCAGGCATGTGGGGACCCTTTATATTCCCCTGTGGGAATCCCTAGGAGGGTGGGTGCAGGGGTGATCCCAGCCCTATGCCCCAGAAGTGCTCAGGAAGCTTATAACAAATTTTGGGGTGGAAGGACAGGGATATGCAGGGGTCTCTTCTcagtccctgtccccaggaggcCGGGCTGGAGAGGAGACCAGAAGTGAAATGAAATCCTGTGCTCGGTGGGCACGTggtcccatcccaccccaccccagtgtccccgtgtcccccacCTCCATGGCTTCCCACCACTGCTCACCGTCCctcagccctgtcctgcccgcagagctggtggctgtgctggtgacagctggagctgagcacaCGTGGGGTGGCACCAGGTTTGCTTCTGTGCTCCTACTGCCTGGCCATGCCCTGGAGCCcagccacctcccagggcaTCAGCTGCCTGTCagggagagaaataaatacCCCGTCTGCATTAGGGGTTTTAAACCCTTACCCTGCACTTGTAGAAGCTTGTTTCTACAGTGCTGTTGCTCTCCAATTAAATGCTTTTATCACTGATGAATGCaaaatcttcttttcttccatggATAAGAAAGAATCGTGGTTAACTGAGTCTTCGGACCAAGAGGTGAGTAGGATGTGTCCCTGCATCTCTTCATTTCCATGGTGGTTTGTCTCTTCTGCTCAGATATTTGACCCTCCAGAGGAACTGGAGAGGAaggtgcaggagctggcagaccTGATCAGGAGCTCCTCCAACGTGGTATTTCACACAGGGGCTGGAATCAGCACTGCCTCGGGGATCCCTGACTTCAGGTAAGGGCAGGGAGCTCCCTGCAAGGGAGGATTGCATCTCCTCTGAGGTCATTTCCCATcttgcagagctctgggctGTGCTTTGGAGCACTCTGAAGTGCTTCCTGCTCCAAAGCCAgacctcctccatccctcctctcTGGTCCTGGACCCAGATGCCAAgaccttttccttcctgcacaTGTTAAGCCATACCCAGAGGAGCCCATGTGCACTCCCCTTGCATCAACAACAGAAATCACTGGTGGTCCACAGAGTTCCTTTAGCAGGGGCCTCTTCATCCCCTCCTGCTGGGGATTGTGGTGAGAGcctgagctcccagctcccactcTTTCTGTCCCTGTTGCTGCAGGGGGCCCAATGGCGTCTGGACCATGGAAGAGAAGGGGCTCTCCCCAAAATTCGACACCACCTTTGAGAGTGCCAGGCCCTCCAAGACTCACATGGCACTGCTGGGCCTGCAGAGAGTTGGCATCCTGAAATTCCTGGTCAGCCAGAACGTGGATGGGCTCCACGTGCGCTCAGGATTCCCACGGTACCTCCTctcccaccctgtccccaggtccctcctcccttccccagctgctgccatgtggcTGTAGCTGCTGACCCATCAGTGTGGCCTTGCATGCcttgggagcagggagaagaaacTGGGATGCACTGGTGTGGGAAGGGATATGTGAACCAGCCTGAAATTAGAGCAGAGAGATAATGGGAGTAATTCAGAGGGGGGTGAGATGAAGTCCTCCTCAGCAGGTGCTCTCTGTGAGTACACCCAGAAGCTGTTTGTTCACAAGGAAAGGACCAGGTTGAAATGTTGGGTGACCACCCTTCAGCTgagcaggagggacaggagagaGGACAAGAGCATCTGAAACTGCTCCTGTTGCTCACTGAGACATGTGTCACCCTGTTTTACCAGCACTGATGGAACTGTCTCAGAGCACTGGCTCTTGTGCTATTTTACACTTTGTTTAAATTGAATTTCTTACGAGGAAACCAAGGCAGGGCTGAAATGGCAGCAATGAAACCACACCTGGTTTCAAGAAACCCAGGAACTCAATACTTAAAAAGCATTGAGAGGCAAAATAAATTTGCAAAACTCCACGGGCAACAAGATGGGGGAGAGGTTCccacagctggggctgctctgacTTCCTGGCTGTGGTCTCTGACTCCCTCATCCCCTGCTATGAGGTCCAGGATCTTTGTAGCTCTGTTCCCTCCAcagggagctgccagccctgggtgctgagggcacaagctctcctctcccctcccttcctggGTGGGGACTGAGGTGCATTTTGCAGCCCAGGGACTTTGAGATGTCCTCAAAGGAACCTGCCTTTCCATTAGCACTCGGGGCACTCTTTCCCCTTTCAGAAACTTCAGCCTGTTTTAAAACCCATTTCTAGCACATAAGACCAGTGAGCAATTGTCTTGTGAGACAAACTGCTTGGATCTGCCTGGAGATGAAAGGGGAGAGCAGCTGATTTcaagtaagaaaagaaaattaagggaGTTGGGGTGAGAATGAGAAGACTCAGCTTACAAACAACTTCAGCCATCACTGAAGCTGAGGGCTGCCCCCAGGGGGTGTTTGATATTAAAAGCCCCAGGTCATGGCTCTTGCTCTTAGcatatttgcctttttaaacCAGGCAACCATTGGAAATAGAATAGGAAATAATGGCCAGAACTGCAGTGTGCTCCttgcagccaccagctcctgctctgctttggaaTGGCTCTTCCACTCAAGGGAAAGATGTGCTTCAGTGAGTGCCACTGAACTGGGGCCAAAATGCAGGAAATCAAGTCAGTCCTGTCTCCATCCACCCTGAGGAGGTTCCCAGTCACTGCTGGGGCTCATAGGGACGTAAGGACAGCATGGCCTTGTTTTTCTTGAGCTTCTCTGCTGTGAGGTTCAAGGGGACTTTTAGTCAAAACAAGTGGTGAAGGGCTGGAAAAAAGACAGAGCAGAATGTTGTGTGCTGAGAAAAGCCAAGATCCAGGTTACCAGCAGGCACAGGCAAGATCTGAGGCTGGAtcagggcaggggcagcagaTGGAAGCATTTAAGGTTAAAAAGCCAGGACTtgttctcccttccctctctcccagccGTGGTGGCCACACCATAGTGTTTTTGTGGTGGAGATGAAGGCATGGTGGAGAAGGCCTCTCTACAGGATCTGAACATCTGTGGGCCTCCCCTGCTCCGTGGGAGGGATGGCTCTGCCCAAGCTCCCTTTGAGCAGTATTTCTGGTGTTAAATGCACAAAGCAGTGCTTGGTGTGCTGTAGCTTTGCCCTGCAGGTGATGGCCATGCTCAGCACAGGGCAGTCACCAGGGTTTGTGGCCTGGCCAAATGTCTTCTCTGCTGGACCAGCTGTCCCTGCAGCAAGGCCAGGCTGGTTTGTGGCACCTGGTGGTCCCAGAGCCTGCCTGATGCTGGTGCCTTGCTCTGGTGCAGCCATATTTGCCTCTAACCATGATAATTCCCCTCAGTGCTGACCTCGTGCTGGGCCACTGTCCCCAGGCTGTGACAGAGGGTCCCTGTCACCCCATGTCCTGGAAGTGAGAGAAAGCTCTTGaggtgcagggctggcagggagggggggggaaggtttTGGGGAGCTCTGCCTGTTGCCCCAGGGTTCTCCACCcttcccctgctcagctctgtcgTTTCTCCTGCAGGGACAAGTTGGCTGAGCTCCACGGGAACATGTTTGTAGAGGAGTGTGTGAAATGTGGCAAGTACGTGAGCCCCCGGCCTGGGAAGGGTGTCAGGGGGGTGGGGGCTTGGTTGCTGCCTTCAGGGAATGGTGGAAGCCCTGCAAATAGAAgcatggaatggtttgggtgggaagagaCCTTTCCaggccatctagtccaaccccctgcagtgagcagggacgGCTgcaaccagatcaggttgctcagagtcccatcCCATCTGACCTTGAATGTTCTCAGGGATGGGGTATCCaacacctctctgggcaacctgggccagggtcgTGCCACCCttaatgtgaaatatttcttccttatgcCCAGTCTGAATCTCCCTCTTCCGTTTCAAACCACCACCCCTTGTCCTGGTCCCCACACATCCCAAACTCTGCCGCATGGTGGGAAACGAACATCCTGGGAATTCTCTGTGTCCTGGGAAGCCCTTGGCAAATCCTTCTCCTCGTAGCCagggggctgtgccagcagggctgcctgcagcaggctCTGTGCCTGCCagctggagaggggagaggaggagggtgcCACATGCTGGATTTTCCACAGTTTGCTGCAGAGTTCTGGGCTGTGGGTtggagctgctgtccccagctcctggtCAGAGCTGCAAGCAGTGGTGAATGAAGGACCACAGTGCTCCTGTGGCTCTCAGCCATCACCTGCTTCCTCCTGTGGGGGTGTGCCATCCCCAGGGGAACATTTCATGGCAGCTGGCACCTCCCTGTGTGTCTGTCCCTGAGTGTCACTGTCTCTCCTGCAGGCAGTACGTGCGGGACACAGTGGTGGGCAGCATGGGGCTGAAGCCAACGGGCCGGCTCTGCAGTGTCACCAAAGCCCGGGGGCTGAGGGCCTGCAGGTAGGGTTGGGGGCTCCCAAGGGGACGTGGGGTGGGGTGGCAGGGACACATTCACCAGAGCAAGTGTCTCTGCTGTGTGGGCTGGCAGTCCTTCCAGCTCaggtgaaggagcagagggTGTAGGGGAGATCTCCAAAGCCCTAGGTAGAAAACCAGCACTCAGGTCTCCAAGGTGTTCCAGCCTTCTCAGGGGGTCTCCCCACCCCAATATTCTGAGGTGTCCTGGTGCTGGTGAGTGCCCAGCAGTGGGGTGGCAGCTCTGGAGAGCCCCTTCCCCTATCCCAGCTGGATTCTGTCCTGTTGCCTCTCACCTTCCATAGAGGAGCCTACatcctgcttccagctctgcatcTGGAGGCACCCAGAGGTGATCCAGCACCAGACACACTCCATGCACCCCAAGTGCTGCCCCAGTCCAGGTGCTCTTCTCACCCATGCCCCAGGGGCTCTGGGCTATGGGGCAGAGCTCTGGTGGCTCAGCTCCTGTGTTGGGGAATAAAAGCTTCATTCCAGTTCTGACCTTGGGAGCAGAACAGCCAGGGGTGTTGGTGGCACTGCAGCACCAGCCACTAAATCCCTCCTGCAGGTGAATTCTGTGCCTCCCCTCACCTCCCATTGAATCTCCTCAGTTTGTCTTGGGCTATCTCTGCCCCTTTgcagtgctgggacagggagggtGGGACAGGGTCACCGTCCcctctcctggagcagcagaaaccaCAGGCCCTGGGTATGTTTTCTAGGGGAAAGTTAAGAGACACCATTCTGGACTGGGAAGATTCCCTGCCTGACCGTGACCTCACGCTGGCGGATGAAGCCTGCAGGTACCACACTGGGGCTCACGGGGACACCAGTGGCTCTTGGTGTCCTGGGAGGCTGCCAGGgctcctcttcccaccccaaggagctctccctgcccagctctgctcattGTGGCAGCCTGTGGCTGTACCCACAGCAGGACAACACCCCACCCTCTCCCCAGAAAGTGGCCAAGAGACCAATTCTGGCCAAAAGACACCAGCACCAATTCTGGCCATAGCtcagcatcctggctggggAGGTTGGAAGGGTCCACTGGAGCAGGATGGGAGAAGCCTGCAAACAGCCATggctttttctcccccctgGATGTTttgcctcctctctgcaggaAAGCTGATCTCTCCATCACACTGGGGACCTCTCTGCAGATCAAACCCAGTGGCAACCTCCCACTGATCACcaagaagagaggagggaagcTGGTCATAGTCAACCTACAAGCAACCAAACACGTGAGTGAGAGCATCCTCCCTGCTCTGAGCTCAGAgcaatttccttctttctcctcacGTCACTTGTCCCAGCCCTGTCACAGATGGCCAAATAGATGAGTGGATTAGCAAGCAGACAGGCTGGGCTTCCCTTCTTGGGGTGTTTAAACGTGCAGCTCCCCATAAACACCTAGAAATGGGAGGTAAAACTCAGCCCAAAGCCTGACGTAGCCTCAGGGAGTTGAAGTCTGAGGAAGTGACTGCACAGAGTAGCCCATGCCATGGGGCAAAGGGATTTAGTTCAGCCCTGGTTTTGGTGCCCTGATCGTTCAAAGTTTTTCAAATAATCAGAGCTggagggatgctgggctggcatTTGAGCTCCCTTGTCCCTGTTTTGCTCTGTCCTGGACTCCCCATCCACGTCCCTGTCTCTGGGCTGTGTTTCCAGGCAGTCCTGCCTGCC
This region of Heliangelus exortis chromosome 28, bHelExo1.hap1, whole genome shotgun sequence genomic DNA includes:
- the SIRT6 gene encoding NAD-dependent protein deacylase sirtuin-6; the protein is MAVNYAAGLSPYSDKGKCGLPEIFDPPEELERKVQELADLIRSSSNVVFHTGAGISTASGIPDFRGPNGVWTMEEKGLSPKFDTTFESARPSKTHMALLGLQRVGILKFLVSQNVDGLHVRSGFPRDKLAELHGNMFVEECVKCGKQYVRDTVVGSMGLKPTGRLCSVTKARGLRACRGKLRDTILDWEDSLPDRDLTLADEACRKADLSITLGTSLQIKPSGNLPLITKKRGGKLVIVNLQATKHDRQADLRIHAYVDDVMTKLMKLLGLEVPEWMGPVVVESAELSTKPEQLFKCDPRAHGLKEEEEEEPLSPHNGTGGLCPDLGTTLVEHRDSLKQERPSPDTGPTTVKKMKVEPLLT